One window from the genome of Dyadobacter sp. CECT 9275 encodes:
- a CDS encoding S9 family peptidase has product MKKYIAAIGFLILSNGSFAQNLLTPEALWKLGRVSGLGISKDKKFVLYAVSTPDIDENKSNRKTYRIPIGGGDAVEMKDTEDLLMNDRISADGKYIISSKQVKELDITGADKYKDLPKSNAYVFTSLNYRHWDTWEDGKFDHIFVAPYAKGKAGEGRDIMAGEKYDCPQKPFGGDEDFIWSPDSKKVIYVTKKKFGTDYTVSTNTDLYEYDIEKGTTRNLTEANKGYDVSPAFSTQGTLAWLRMKQDGYESDKQDIIVSNGAAEINLTGQRDDIHVESFKWSEDGREIFFTAPINGTIQLFKVNYPGSTTAAVSITQLTKGDFDINGILGQAGGKLVVARSDMNHAIELYTIDIAFGDIKQLTHVNDQFYSGLAMCRTERRWVPTTDGKKMLVWVIFPPGFDPSKKYPTLLYCQGGPQAPLTQFYSFRWNFQLMASQGYIIVAPNRRGMPGHGTKWNEQVSKDWGGQVIRDYLSAIDAEAKQPYVDKSRLGCVGASFGGYSVFALEGVHNGRFKTFISHDGVFDFRSMYGTTDEMFFENWEKGGSYWEKGNAVAQRSFSQSPSNFVDKWKTPIFIIQGGKDYRVPIEQGLQAFQAVQLKGIKSKLLYLPEENHWVLSAQNAMVWQREFFGWLKETL; this is encoded by the coding sequence ATGAAAAAATATATAGCCGCTATTGGATTTTTAATACTTTCCAACGGAAGTTTTGCCCAAAATCTGCTGACACCGGAAGCCCTCTGGAAATTGGGGCGTGTATCGGGACTGGGCATATCAAAGGACAAAAAATTTGTCTTATACGCAGTGAGTACTCCGGACATTGACGAAAATAAAAGCAACCGCAAAACCTATCGCATTCCGATTGGTGGTGGCGATGCGGTAGAAATGAAGGATACCGAAGATCTGCTGATGAACGACAGGATATCGGCCGACGGCAAATATATAATCAGTAGCAAGCAAGTTAAAGAGCTGGATATCACAGGGGCCGACAAGTACAAGGATCTTCCGAAATCAAATGCTTATGTATTTACTTCCTTAAACTACCGCCACTGGGATACCTGGGAAGACGGCAAATTTGACCATATTTTTGTAGCCCCCTATGCAAAAGGAAAAGCGGGAGAAGGCAGGGATATCATGGCCGGTGAAAAGTATGATTGTCCGCAAAAACCTTTCGGAGGTGACGAGGATTTTATCTGGAGCCCCGATTCCAAAAAGGTGATTTACGTAACCAAGAAAAAATTTGGCACGGATTATACCGTCAGTACCAATACCGATCTGTATGAATATGACATAGAAAAAGGTACTACGCGGAATCTTACCGAAGCCAATAAGGGATATGATGTATCTCCAGCATTTAGCACTCAGGGCACGTTGGCGTGGCTGCGCATGAAACAGGACGGGTACGAGTCGGACAAGCAAGATATTATTGTCAGTAACGGTGCTGCGGAAATCAATCTGACTGGCCAGCGGGATGATATCCATGTGGAAAGTTTTAAGTGGAGTGAGGACGGGCGGGAGATTTTCTTTACCGCACCTATTAACGGAACCATCCAGCTTTTTAAGGTTAACTATCCGGGCTCCACCACGGCAGCGGTTAGCATCACTCAACTCACGAAGGGAGATTTTGATATAAACGGTATCTTAGGGCAGGCTGGCGGAAAGCTTGTAGTTGCCAGAAGTGATATGAACCATGCCATAGAATTGTATACCATTGACATAGCGTTCGGGGATATAAAACAGCTGACGCACGTGAATGATCAGTTTTACAGCGGGCTTGCCATGTGCAGGACTGAACGCAGGTGGGTCCCGACTACTGACGGGAAAAAAATGCTTGTGTGGGTGATCTTCCCACCGGGCTTCGATCCTTCTAAAAAGTATCCCACCTTGCTTTACTGCCAGGGTGGTCCACAGGCTCCGCTCACCCAGTTTTATTCGTTTCGGTGGAATTTTCAGTTAATGGCTTCACAGGGTTACATCATTGTAGCGCCTAACCGCCGTGGTATGCCGGGACACGGTACCAAGTGGAATGAGCAGGTAAGCAAAGACTGGGGCGGGCAGGTGATCAGGGATTATCTGAGTGCGATAGATGCCGAAGCAAAGCAGCCCTATGTTGATAAGAGCAGGCTCGGATGCGTTGGAGCAAGTTTTGGAGGATATTCGGTTTTTGCCCTGGAGGGCGTTCACAACGGCCGTTTCAAAACGTTTATTTCTCATGATGGTGTTTTTGATTTCAGAAGTATGTATGGCACCACCGACGAAATGTTTTTTGAGAACTGGGAAAAAGGAGGAAGCTATTGGGAAAAGGGTAATGCAGTTGCGCAGCGTTCATTCAGCCAGTCGCCCAGTAATTTTGTAGACAAATGGAAAACTCCTATTTTCATCATTCAGGGAGGAAAAGACTACCGCGTCCCCATTGAGCAGGGCCTGCAGGCGTTCCAGGCAGTACAGTTAAAAGGGATTAAGAGCAAATTGTTATATCTGCCGGAAGAAAACCACTGGGTTTTGAGTGCGCAAAATGCGATGGTTTGGCAGAGAGAGTTTTTTGGATGGCTCAAAGAAACACTTTAG
- a CDS encoding ABC transporter permease translates to MIRNYIKIALRNLLKNKVYTGINIFGLALGLTACLLIILYISEELSFDKHHKDADRIFRIATLAKTNTSVESEKWVAVAGPVAGGLISDFPEIEQITRIMRFPGFDRMLLKYEPGEKQFYETNGYYADSSIFQVLTYDFKYGDPLKSLHEPNTLVLSETLSAKLFGKQNPLGKVISIGLPFGNFNYTVSGVFRDNQKSHINAHFFLSMRNGDLGGWVDSQGNWATNNLFHTYIKLRAGSDAHAFEAKLPAFMARHAAADLKALGISKSFFLQPLRDIYLRSNFDNELSPNGSMTYLYIFGSIAAFLLLIACINFMNLSTAQSEKRAREVGIRKVMGAVKTSLIYQFLGESLAMALFALVLAVVFIRLFLPVFNNLTNKSLSLSQNTGFIGWIAAVTLLTGLLAGLYPAFYLSSFKPASVLKGKLRNSFSAVMLRKGLVVFQFTISIILILGAMVIGRQLSFIQHQNLGFDKDQQIIIPLKSAQSAHNFGVLKDEISSLPDVVSASSGSIYPGIETVEDLLFYPEHKSIHQATDIHFAAVENDYIETLGLKIISGRGFSKQFTADSNSIILNETAAKELGFNVKTAVGKTIYCELMNKRLGMQIVGVVQNYNYESLHKEIKPFGLTTTIGDKHQYFITRVKTQEYSKLITDFEQIWKKLNPDTPFTYSFLDQDFGNNYEKEHRTGRIVIYFTLIAIVIACLGLFGLATFSAEQRTKEIGVRKVLGASVLNVVGLLSKDFIVLIFIAMGIAAPVGWYTMNRWLEGFAYKIGIEWWMFVTVGMLAVGIGLLTISFQSIKAALMNPVKSLKME, encoded by the coding sequence ATGATACGAAACTATATCAAAATTGCACTCAGAAATCTTTTAAAAAACAAGGTATATACGGGCATCAACATCTTCGGCCTGGCATTGGGGCTAACGGCGTGCCTGCTTATCATCCTCTATATTTCCGAGGAGCTCAGTTTTGACAAACATCATAAAGACGCCGACAGAATTTTCAGAATTGCGACATTGGCAAAAACAAATACTTCGGTCGAATCGGAAAAATGGGTAGCCGTTGCAGGCCCTGTAGCCGGCGGACTGATCAGTGATTTTCCTGAAATTGAACAAATCACCCGAATAATGAGATTTCCAGGTTTCGACAGGATGCTTCTGAAATACGAACCGGGGGAAAAACAGTTTTATGAAACCAATGGCTATTATGCCGACTCGTCCATTTTCCAGGTTTTAACTTACGACTTCAAATATGGTGATCCTCTGAAATCTCTGCATGAGCCCAACACCCTGGTACTTTCCGAAACGTTGTCTGCCAAGTTGTTTGGCAAACAGAATCCGCTTGGCAAAGTCATCAGTATCGGGCTTCCTTTCGGTAACTTTAACTACACAGTTTCCGGCGTTTTCCGGGACAATCAGAAGTCTCACATCAATGCCCATTTTTTTCTTTCCATGCGCAACGGAGATTTAGGTGGCTGGGTAGACAGCCAAGGGAATTGGGCCACCAATAACCTGTTTCATACCTACATAAAGCTTCGGGCAGGTTCGGATGCTCACGCCTTTGAGGCAAAACTCCCCGCCTTTATGGCCCGTCATGCGGCAGCCGACCTGAAAGCGCTGGGTATTTCAAAAAGTTTCTTTCTCCAGCCCCTTCGGGATATTTATCTCAGATCCAATTTTGACAACGAGCTTTCCCCCAACGGAAGCATGACATATCTCTACATATTTGGTTCAATAGCCGCATTTCTGCTGCTGATCGCCTGCATTAATTTCATGAACCTCAGCACTGCCCAATCCGAAAAACGTGCCAGAGAAGTCGGCATCCGCAAAGTAATGGGAGCAGTTAAGACATCGCTGATTTATCAGTTTTTGGGAGAGTCGCTTGCGATGGCCCTTTTCGCCCTGGTACTTGCTGTAGTTTTCATCCGGTTGTTTCTCCCTGTCTTCAATAATCTTACCAATAAGAGTTTATCCCTCTCTCAAAACACTGGTTTTATTGGCTGGATAGCCGCAGTAACATTACTGACGGGCTTATTGGCCGGGCTGTACCCGGCATTTTACTTATCCTCCTTCAAACCGGCAAGTGTACTCAAAGGAAAATTAAGGAACAGCTTTTCTGCCGTCATGTTACGCAAGGGGCTGGTCGTTTTTCAGTTTACCATCTCCATCATACTCATTTTGGGTGCAATGGTCATAGGACGGCAACTGTCGTTCATCCAGCATCAGAACCTGGGATTTGACAAAGATCAGCAGATTATTATTCCGCTTAAAAGCGCCCAGTCTGCCCATAATTTCGGGGTACTCAAAGACGAAATTTCCAGCTTGCCAGACGTCGTTTCCGCCTCGAGTGGCTCCATTTATCCGGGTATTGAAACTGTTGAAGATTTGCTTTTTTATCCCGAACATAAAAGTATTCACCAAGCAACCGATATTCATTTTGCAGCTGTTGAGAATGACTATATCGAGACACTAGGTCTGAAAATTATTTCAGGGCGAGGTTTTTCCAAACAATTTACTGCCGATTCCAACAGTATCATCCTCAATGAAACAGCCGCGAAGGAGCTGGGGTTTAATGTAAAAACGGCAGTTGGAAAAACAATCTATTGCGAGTTAATGAACAAACGTTTAGGGATGCAGATCGTTGGCGTTGTGCAAAACTATAATTATGAGAGTTTGCATAAGGAAATCAAACCCTTCGGTCTGACCACTACCATCGGAGATAAACACCAGTATTTCATCACTCGCGTCAAGACCCAGGAATACAGCAAGTTAATTACAGATTTTGAACAGATATGGAAAAAACTCAATCCTGACACGCCATTTACCTACTCATTTCTTGATCAGGATTTTGGTAATAACTACGAAAAAGAACATAGGACGGGGCGTATCGTCATTTATTTTACGCTGATCGCCATCGTCATTGCCTGTCTGGGATTATTCGGACTGGCCACATTTTCGGCTGAACAACGTACCAAGGAAATTGGTGTGCGCAAAGTACTGGGTGCTTCTGTTTTGAATGTGGTGGGCTTGTTATCCAAAGATTTCATTGTACTGATATTCATAGCGATGGGGATTGCCGCACCCGTTGGTTGGTATACCATGAACCGGTGGCTGGAAGGCTTTGCTTACAAAATCGGTATCGAATGGTGGATGTTTGTAACGGTGGGTATGCTGGCTGTCGGTATCGGATTGCTGACGATCAGTTTCCAAAGCATTAAAGCCGCGCTGATGAACCCTGTAAAAAGTTTAAAAATGGAATAA
- a CDS encoding ABC transporter permease gives MLKNYFKIAFRNLLKNKGYSAINIGGLAVGMAVAMLVGLWVYDELSFNKYHKNYDRIALVNQNQVLENEIHSTASVPFPYVHELKTNYAEYFKHIVPSTFRTEAILRAGDIMLAKNGLFVGAEAPEMFSLNMVKGSRDALQDQQSILLSESAARALFGKTDPMDKLIKLDTDNDLKVAGIYEDIPQNSQLQDLHFLASWDYFVAKNPYMSKKQWDNHTLLMYVEIKPETSFAKVSAAIRDSEIKVIRNMDNMKHEAATKPQMWLHPMKNWHLYSEFKNGIAASGPVQYVWLVSLIGFFVLLLACINFMNLSTARSEKRAKEVGIRKAIGSFRVQLIGQFFTESYLVVFISFGIALGLVQVSLTWFNELSAKQMTVPWNNTYFWLFNLSFILITGLLAGSYPALYLTSFKPVKILKGTAVQLGRYASLPRQVLVAIQFTVSITLVICTIIIYSQVQFAKNRPIGYSRNGLMMITMKSDDFYKKSDLITNELKNTGVVEEVALSQSPVTDVWSSNDGFTWKGMTNANSPNFSTLTVSTEYAKTVGWQFVAGRNFSKELASDSSGFVINETAAKLFGFKQAVGEQVSWKSQWMTNNIQKQFTILGVVKDMVMESPFEPIAPTVFFLSGGANWINIKINPAVSSNAALPKIEAVFRTLTPTVPFEYKFADQEYDAKFRAEERTGKLVSFFSILAIFISCLGLFGLASFVAQQRTKEIGIRKVLGASVASLWQMLSRDFILLVIISCLISAPIAWYAMNLWLSKYNYRTEISWWIFAVTSIGTLCITLMTVSYQAIRAASLDPVKTLKME, from the coding sequence ATGTTAAAAAACTATTTCAAAATTGCGTTTCGTAACCTCCTGAAAAACAAAGGTTATTCTGCCATTAACATTGGTGGCCTTGCTGTGGGAATGGCGGTTGCCATGTTGGTTGGGCTGTGGGTATATGATGAATTATCATTTAATAAATACCACAAAAACTATGATCGCATTGCTTTGGTAAATCAGAACCAGGTTTTGGAAAATGAAATCCACAGTACTGCCTCAGTTCCTTTTCCATATGTTCACGAACTCAAAACCAATTACGCTGAGTATTTCAAACATATTGTTCCGTCTACATTCAGAACAGAGGCGATCCTGAGAGCCGGAGACATTATGTTAGCGAAGAATGGTCTGTTTGTGGGGGCGGAAGCTCCTGAAATGTTTTCACTGAACATGGTAAAAGGCTCGCGGGATGCATTACAGGATCAGCAGTCGATTTTACTGTCGGAATCTGCTGCCAGGGCTTTGTTTGGAAAAACAGATCCCATGGATAAGCTGATCAAGCTGGACACCGACAATGACTTGAAAGTTGCCGGTATTTATGAAGATATTCCGCAAAATTCACAACTTCAGGATCTTCATTTCCTTGCTTCCTGGGACTACTTTGTAGCTAAGAATCCATATATGTCCAAAAAGCAATGGGATAACCATACCCTGCTGATGTATGTTGAAATAAAACCTGAAACCAGCTTTGCCAAAGTTTCTGCTGCGATCAGGGATTCGGAAATTAAAGTGATCAGAAACATGGATAATATGAAGCATGAAGCTGCAACCAAGCCGCAGATGTGGCTTCATCCTATGAAAAACTGGCATTTATATTCAGAATTCAAGAACGGGATTGCTGCAAGCGGGCCAGTTCAATACGTATGGCTGGTTAGCCTGATTGGCTTTTTCGTGCTGCTCCTCGCCTGTATCAATTTCATGAATCTGAGTACGGCCCGATCCGAAAAACGAGCCAAAGAAGTGGGTATTCGTAAAGCCATTGGTTCCTTTCGCGTACAATTGATAGGACAGTTTTTTACGGAATCGTACCTGGTTGTTTTTATATCCTTCGGCATCGCACTGGGGCTGGTTCAGGTATCTCTAACATGGTTTAATGAGTTGTCGGCCAAACAAATGACCGTGCCCTGGAACAATACATACTTTTGGCTTTTTAACCTGAGTTTTATACTAATCACCGGATTACTGGCTGGCAGTTATCCAGCTCTTTATTTAACTTCCTTTAAACCGGTTAAAATACTGAAAGGCACTGCGGTACAATTGGGCCGTTATGCATCTTTACCAAGACAGGTGCTGGTTGCCATTCAGTTTACGGTTTCGATTACCCTTGTGATTTGCACAATTATCATTTACAGCCAGGTACAGTTCGCCAAAAACCGGCCGATTGGCTATTCCCGGAATGGTTTGATGATGATCACGATGAAATCGGATGATTTTTACAAAAAGTCTGATTTAATAACAAATGAGCTGAAAAACACTGGTGTAGTCGAGGAAGTAGCATTATCTCAAAGTCCAGTAACGGATGTTTGGTCTTCTAATGACGGTTTTACCTGGAAAGGAATGACAAACGCAAATTCTCCTAATTTCAGTACTTTGACGGTCTCGACTGAATATGCTAAAACAGTAGGCTGGCAGTTCGTTGCCGGGCGAAATTTTTCAAAAGAGCTCGCTTCCGATTCTTCAGGTTTTGTGATCAATGAAACCGCAGCAAAGTTGTTTGGATTCAAACAAGCTGTCGGAGAGCAGGTATCCTGGAAAAGTCAATGGATGACCAACAATATTCAAAAACAATTTACCATTTTGGGTGTTGTAAAAGATATGGTCATGGAGTCACCTTTCGAACCAATTGCTCCCACGGTTTTCTTTTTGTCCGGCGGTGCCAACTGGATTAATATCAAAATCAATCCGGCCGTAAGTAGCAATGCGGCCCTTCCGAAAATAGAAGCGGTTTTCCGGACCTTAACACCAACAGTACCCTTTGAATACAAATTCGCTGATCAGGAATACGATGCCAAGTTCCGTGCAGAAGAAAGGACAGGAAAGCTGGTCAGCTTTTTTTCCATTCTTGCTATATTCATTTCCTGTCTGGGCCTTTTTGGTTTAGCATCTTTCGTTGCTCAACAGCGTACCAAGGAAATAGGTATCCGTAAAGTGCTGGGCGCATCTGTTGCCAGTCTGTGGCAAATGTTATCCAGAGATTTCATTCTTCTGGTTATTATATCCTGTTTAATATCTGCTCCTATAGCCTGGTATGCCATGAACTTGTGGTTATCGAAATATAATTACCGCACAGAAATTTCCTGGTGGATTTTTGCCGTAACGTCAATAGGAACATTGTGTATCACCTTAATGACAGTAAGTTACCAGGCTATCCGGGCGGCATCACTGGACCCCGTCAAAACTTTGAAAATGGAATAA
- a CDS encoding ABC transporter permease: MLKNYFKITVRNLVKHRLYAGINMAGLAIGMAGAIIIFQLVRYHLGTDRYHKNADRTYRVVVDLHLEDGSVEKEKGSAYVLHETLKKEFSYVENSAYLAHKELTFSLGQNGEAKKFLEKENAAFTNSDFFKIFDFKWVTGNPSVLNAPNQVVLTERYVRKYFGNSNPIGKYVKVNNQANLMVAGILKDYPEQTDFKKDIFISIPTLKTVIPEYGYDDWGWIDSNRETYVTLRSASDRSAFEKQMPAFAKKYYGENGAVFHYHLQELSDVHFNVNYGGKIKYSTIAMLASVGLLLILIACFNFINLSTAQGFKRSKEVGIRKVLGISKMQVFWLFIQETAVMTILSFLISLILSWIAIPLMNEWLGTAIPVNIPSDYKSPVFMAVLLAFVIALAGVYPALFVSGFSPLRAIKGLGQQRNRSFFTIRKSLVVVQFCISFVLIALSVVIILQSGYLKNKDLGIDKELVLHVNLPVNEQSRMTTLKNEISRLKEVENVSFFRTPPSSQSGYGGSIKFENREWEKFPTRSRIADHNYVKTYGLKLIAGRNPVASDTVREVLVNRKLVKDLGLKSPQDALNRRLLIGDIGKTGIISGVLSDFNNTDLYSDIEPTVVYSFQKHYRTAGIKLQYLDRSTIQNINTIWQKQFPDHVFEYGFYDEEIARFYKREELASSLTSLFAFLSVFLSCLGLFGLAVFSIEQRTREIGIRKVLGASVLGITTLLSRDFLVLVLIAIILASPVAYYFMNRWLADFAYRIHIHWWIFGLAGFISVAIAAVTVSFHSIKAALMNPVKSLKME; encoded by the coding sequence ATGTTAAAAAACTATTTCAAAATCACTGTTCGTAATCTTGTAAAGCATAGGTTATATGCTGGTATTAACATGGCCGGTTTGGCGATTGGCATGGCTGGTGCGATCATTATTTTCCAGTTGGTAAGGTATCACCTGGGTACCGACCGGTACCACAAAAATGCTGACAGGACTTACCGTGTAGTGGTTGATCTGCACCTGGAAGATGGGTCAGTAGAAAAAGAAAAGGGATCGGCTTATGTCTTACATGAAACCCTAAAAAAAGAGTTTAGCTATGTAGAAAATTCAGCCTATCTGGCCCATAAAGAATTAACCTTCAGCCTCGGCCAAAACGGAGAAGCAAAGAAGTTTCTGGAAAAGGAAAACGCTGCCTTCACAAATTCCGACTTTTTCAAAATATTCGACTTCAAATGGGTTACAGGAAATCCCTCTGTCTTAAATGCTCCGAACCAGGTCGTACTAACGGAAAGGTACGTTCGGAAATATTTTGGAAACAGTAACCCCATTGGCAAATACGTCAAGGTCAACAATCAGGCAAATTTAATGGTGGCCGGGATCCTCAAAGACTATCCCGAACAGACGGATTTCAAAAAAGATATCTTCATTTCAATTCCCACTCTTAAAACAGTAATTCCCGAGTATGGCTATGACGACTGGGGCTGGATCGACAGTAACCGGGAAACTTATGTCACCCTTCGTTCAGCAAGCGACAGATCGGCTTTTGAAAAACAGATGCCGGCTTTTGCCAAAAAATATTATGGTGAAAATGGAGCTGTTTTCCATTACCACCTGCAGGAGCTTTCCGATGTCCACTTTAATGTCAATTACGGCGGAAAAATCAAATACTCCACCATCGCAATGCTGGCGTCGGTGGGTTTGCTGCTGATCCTGATTGCCTGCTTTAATTTCATCAATCTTTCCACCGCTCAAGGTTTTAAAAGAAGTAAGGAAGTAGGCATACGCAAAGTACTCGGAATCTCCAAAATGCAGGTATTCTGGCTTTTCATTCAGGAAACCGCCGTTATGACCATCCTCTCATTCCTGATATCACTGATACTTTCATGGATTGCCATCCCGCTCATGAACGAGTGGCTGGGAACAGCTATCCCCGTGAACATACCTTCGGATTACAAATCCCCGGTTTTTATGGCTGTTCTGCTGGCTTTCGTGATCGCCCTGGCCGGTGTTTATCCTGCTCTTTTTGTTTCCGGTTTCAGTCCGCTTCGTGCCATTAAAGGCCTGGGACAGCAAAGGAACAGAAGCTTTTTCACAATACGGAAAAGCCTTGTGGTGGTTCAGTTCTGCATTTCCTTTGTGCTGATCGCCCTGTCTGTGGTAATCATTCTGCAATCCGGATATCTTAAAAACAAGGACCTGGGTATTGACAAGGAACTGGTGCTGCATGTTAACCTTCCAGTAAATGAACAAAGCAGAATGACTACCTTAAAGAATGAAATATCGAGACTGAAAGAGGTAGAAAATGTATCGTTTTTCAGGACTCCTCCTTCCTCGCAAAGCGGCTACGGTGGCAGCATTAAATTTGAAAACAGGGAATGGGAAAAATTCCCCACCAGATCCCGGATTGCCGATCATAATTATGTTAAAACATATGGACTAAAACTCATTGCAGGCAGGAATCCCGTAGCGTCGGATACGGTGCGTGAGGTACTAGTGAACCGGAAACTTGTTAAGGACCTCGGTCTGAAATCCCCGCAGGACGCCCTCAACAGGAGGCTGCTTATAGGCGATATTGGCAAAACCGGGATCATTTCGGGTGTTTTGTCTGATTTTAACAATACTGATCTTTACTCAGACATTGAACCTACGGTGGTGTATTCATTTCAAAAACACTACCGCACGGCAGGAATCAAGCTGCAGTATTTGGATCGGTCCACCATACAAAACATAAATACCATCTGGCAGAAACAATTTCCCGATCATGTATTTGAATATGGTTTTTATGATGAAGAAATAGCCCGGTTTTATAAACGGGAGGAACTGGCATCAAGCTTAACTTCCCTGTTTGCATTTTTATCGGTATTCCTGTCCTGCCTGGGCTTGTTTGGCCTTGCCGTTTTCTCCATTGAACAGCGGACCAGGGAAATCGGTATACGCAAAGTCCTGGGAGCATCTGTGCTTGGTATTACTACCTTGTTATCCCGGGATTTTCTGGTGCTGGTCCTGATAGCCATCATCCTCGCCAGCCCGGTAGCCTACTATTTCATGAACCGGTGGCTGGCAGATTTTGCATACCGTATCCATATACATTGGTGGATATTTGGACTCGCTGGTTTTATATCCGTAGCCATCGCTGCAGTAACCGTTAGTTTTCATAGCATCAAAGCCGCATTGATGAATCCGGTTAAAAGTTTAAAAATGGAATAA